The Candidatus Poribacteria bacterium DNA window CTATACGCGCCATGACATCGCCAGCGCGATGCGCCCCGAGGAAGTGCACCGGGACGTTCGAGACGTGCTCCGGCTGATCTACGACAAGACGCGCGTGCCATAGAGCGAAGGGGATACCCTGACATGAAACTCGGCATGGGCATCTACGCGGGCATGGCGACGGACCGCAACCTCCAGTTCGCCCGCCAGATCGGCGTCGGACACATCGTCCAGCACCTCCCCGGCGAGGAGACCTTCCCCTCGGCGCGAGAAGGCTACTGGTCCTACGACGACCTGGCGCGCCTGCGAGTCCATATCGAGAGTCACGGTTTGGCGCTCGCCGCCATCGAGAACTTCGCCCCGCATCACTGGGATCAGGTGCTGCTCGACTTGCCCGGCAAGGCGGCGCAGATGGAGAACCTCAAGAAGACCATCCGCAACATGGGCAAGGCGGGGATTCCCGTCATGGGTTACTACTTCAGTCTGGCGGGTGTCTGGGGACGCGTCTCCGGCGAGTTCGCGCGCGGCGGGGCGACGTCGGTCGGCTTCCTGGAGGATCAGGCTCCCGAACAGAAGCCCATTCCCCACGGCGAAGTCTGGGGCACCCGCGTCCGATCCGACGTGCCTCCGGGTGACATCGGGACTGTCACACACGAGCAGATGTGGAGCCGCCTCGAGTACTTCCTGACGAACCTGGTGCCCGTCGCCGAGGCAGCCGGCGTTCGGCTCGCCGCGCACCCCGACGATCCGCCGCTACCCGTGCTGCGCGGTACGGCACGCCTCATCACGCACCCCGACTACTACCGACGACTGCTCGACATCGCTCCGAGCTCGTCCAACGCCATCGAGTTCTGCCAGGGAACCGTGTCCGAGATGCAGGGGGCTGATGTCTACGACGCGATCCGCCGGTACGCCTCCGAGGGAAAGATCGCGTACGTGCACTTTCGGAACGTCCGTGGGAAGGTTCCCAACTACCGCGAGGTCTTCATCGACGAGGGCGACGTCGATATGGTAAAAGCCCTGCGCGCCTACGCCGAATCCGGCTACGACGGCGTTCTGATCCCCGACCACACGCCAGCGACCGCCTGCGACGCGCCGTGGCATGCCGGAATCGCGTACGCGATCGGTTACATGCGCGCCGCGATGACGGTCTTGGGCATTCCCATCGAGTCTTAGCACCGCGTTTCAGGAGGCCTGCGACGGTGGCATCACGTCGGTTCGCGTTCGCTGTCCTGTGCGTGCTGCTCGCTCGCGCATCCCTGGCAACCGCCGCCTATGTTCCCGATGAGGCAATGGTGCGCGGGATGAACCGCGCCGTCGGCCTCATGGAGCAGTTCCGCTTCACCGACGCGGCAACAGCGTTCGACGCCCTCGCCGCCAGGGCTCCCACTTGGGCGGTGGCGCACCTGAACGCGGGCATCGCGCACCTGAACGCGCTTTCGGACCCGTCGAAGCCCGGTGGGGCTCTCGACAAGGCGGAAGCCGCGTTCAGGAAGGCTGCCGAGCTCGACCCGATGATGCCCAATGCGCCCTACTGTCTCGGCATGTTGAGCCGGTACCGAGGCGATTCCACGGCAGCACTCAAGTACTTCCAGGAGGCGCTCAGGTTGAGCCCGGAAGACCCCGATGCGCTCTACTTCATCGGCACGATGCTGCTCTCGTCGGGGCAGATGGAAGCATCCGTCGACTACTTCCGACGAGCCATTGAGCGGAACCCGTACCTGCTGTCGGCGCACTACTCGCTCGCACAGGCGCTCATACGGCTCCAGGAACGACAAGAGGCATTGAGCGTCTTGGCGACGTTCCAGCGACTCGACGCCGCGAAGGTGGGCGTCAAGCGCGCCGTCGCCTACACGGAGATGGGTTCGCTCGCGGACGTGGTCCGCCTCTTCCCGCCCGCCAAGGACGCTCCCCGCGCGAGCAAACTTGCCGTGCGATTCACCACGACGGACGCGGGTCTGACGCTATCGCACGCCGGAAAGGGCGTGCCGCTCGCATTCGCCGCCAACGACGCCGCGAGCCTCGGCGGATCGCTGGGGATCGGCGACGTGGACGGCGACGAGGACCTGGATATCGTGGCTCCGGCAGTCCGAATGACCGACGGAACGGTTCGTGACGTGCTCTATGTGAACGCCAACGGGCGGTTCCGAAGTCAGCCGCTTCCGAATAGCCGGGCGAGTTCCGCGCGGGATTCGGTCGCTGCCCTGTTCGGTGACTACGACGGCGACGGGAACGCCGATCTGTATCTTCTTCGCTCAGGTCCGAACGCGTTGCTGCGCGGCGATGGAAAGGGTTCGTTTGCCGATGTGACCGATGCAGCCGGAGCATCCGGAGGCGACGCGCGCTCGCTGGCTGGCGCGTGGTCCGACGCCGACCACGACGGCGACCTCGACCTGCTGATCCTCAACGCGGACGGCTTGGCGCTTCTTCGGAACAACGGCAACGGTTCGTTCGCGGACGTGACGGCGAGTTCGGGTCTTGGCGATTTGCCTGGGAACCCTTGGGGGCTCTCGCTCGCGGACTTCGACAACGACGCGGACGTGGATGCGCTGATCGTCCCTCGGAGCGGCTCGGCGCAGCTTCGACTGAACCAGCGCCTGAACCAGTGGGCAACCGGTCCGTCGCCATCACCGTTCGTGTCGAGCGCTGTGTCGGTGCTCACGGCGGACTTCGACAAGGACGGCGACGCCGATGTGCTGGCGCTCCTTGGCGATTCGACCCCGGCGCGGCTCTACCGGAACCGAGGCGACGGCTCCTTCGAGGCGTACGAGTGGAGCGATCGCGTTACGGGCAGCACCGGCGCGCTCATCGACTACGACAACGACGGCGCGGTGGACGTCTTTATCGCCAACGGGAAGGTCGGAGGGGAGAAGTCGGGTCACTGCGTTCTCCTCGCGAACGACGGCGCTGGTCGGCTGACCGACGTCTCGAACACTGTGGGGCTCGCCGGCGTCGTCATCGCGAACGCGCGCGGCGCGGCAGGTGTGGACATCGACAGCGACGGCGACAGCGATCTGGTCATCGCCCGCAACGGCGACACGCCGGTCGTCCTGCGGAACGATGGAGCCAATCGCCACAAGTGGTTGTCGATCCGACTCGCCGGCAAGATGGCGAATCGGCTCGGGTACGGCTCGACGGTCGAGGTGAAGTGCGGCAGTCTCTGGCAGAAGTCGGAGCTACAGATGGTCGGCGGCGTCGGGGCGTCGTCGAGCCCTCGTCTTGAGTTCGGGTTAGCGGACGCCTCGACGGCGGATTTCGTGCGGATCGTGTGGTCCAACGCGGTGCTGCAGTCGGAGCTCGAGGTGGCGGCGAACCAGCGGCTGACCATCCCAGAGGTGCAGCGGAAGGCGTCTTCGTGCCCGATCCTGTTCGCTTGGAACGGAGAGCGGTTCGAGTTCGTGACCGACTTCATGGGAGGGGGCGGCATCGGCTTCTTCGTCGCGCCCAGCGCGTACGGACCTCCCGATCCTTCGGAGCGCGTGCGTATCGAAGGCTCCCAACTCCGCGAAAGAGACGGCGAGCTCCAGCTCCGAGTCATGGAACCGATGGAGGAGGTCGCCTACGTCGATGAGTTGCGTCTGACAGCGGTCGATCATCCGGTCGGCACCGAGGTCTACCCGGACGAGCGCTTCTCGACGGACGGTCAGATGCCATCCGGCAAGCCGTACGTCTACGAACGCCGCATTCATCCGATCCGAGCCATCGACCAGGATGGAGCAGACTGGACGGAGACCGTGACAGACCGAGATCGCAGATACCCGACTCTCGACCGCCATCCCCGGTTCCTCGGCTATCTCGCCCGCGTGCACTCGCTCGAACTCGACTTCGGAAACCGGTTCTCGACGCTCGACGCGTCTAAGCCGTGTGTGCTGAACCTGTACGGATGGATCGAGTACCCCTACTCGCATGTCGTCTACGCGGCTCAGCAGGCTGGGATCGAGGGCTCCGGCATGAGCGTCGACGTTAGGACCGGCGGAGGCGACTGGCGAACCGTTCTGACGTCCGCTGGCTATCCGGCAGGCATGCCCAAGACGATGACGCTGGACATCAGCCCGTACGTAACGCCAGACACACAGGCGATCCGACTGCGGACCAACATGGAGATCTACATCGACGAGGCGTTCATCGCGCAGGATGTGGGCACGGACGCCGTTCGCCAGACGCAGATACGGGCATCGCGGGCGACACTCGAACACGCCGGCTACCCGCGCGAAGCCAGCCCAGACGGCAGGATGCCGCGTCTCTACGACTACTCGACGATGGATCGCACCTACGCCTTCCGCAACACGCGGGGGGTCCACACGCGGTACGGCGACGTAACGCCCGTCGTCGCCGATGCCGACGACCAATACGTCATCCTGGGGCGCGGCGAGGAGCTCGCGGTCGCGTTCAGCGCTGCGGACCTCCCGCCAATCCCGGAGGGCTACGAGCGCACGTATCTGTTCGACACCTTCGGCTACTGCAAGGATATGGACCTCTACACGGCGTTCCCCGACACCGTCGAGCCGCTGCCCTTCCGAGCCATGTCCGGCTATCCCTACGCGTCCACCGAGTCCTATCCCGACACGACGGCGATCCGGCAGTACCGTGCGACCTACCAGACGCGCGAGAAATGACGGCGTGACGCCGCGCGCCGTGATCATCGGCGCGGCGCTGATCCCGGTATCGTGCTTCTGGATCACGAACTCGGAGATGGCGACTGGCGTCACCGAGATCACTTCGACCTCCCTCCTCATCGGCGCGGTCTTCATCCTGTTCTGCCTGGTGCTCGCGAACGTCGCGACGGAGCGCGTTTCACCGCGTTACGCCCTGACTGGCGGCGAGATGCTGACCATCTACGTAATGGTCACGCTCGCGATGAGCATCAACGGGATCGGCATGTTCGGCTTCCTAACGACGGCTCTGACGAATCCCTACTACTACGCGACCCTTGAGAACCGGTGGCGCGACTACTGGACGCCGATGCCCTCGTGGTTCGCCCCGCAGAGCCCAACGGCGATCGCGCACTTCTACGAGGGAAACTCGACCCTCTACACGCCGGATCATCTGCGGTCTTGGCTCGTTCCAAGCATCGTCTGGGCGGGGTTCACGGCAGCGCTGCTCTGGACGACGTTCTGCCTGAACGCGATCCTGCGCCGCCGCTGGAGCGAGCAGGAGCAGCTCACCTATCCGATTACGACGCTGCCTGTCGAGATGAGTCTTCGCGAGCACCGATTCACGGACTACTTCGCGAACCGATGGCTCTGGCTCGGGTTCGTCATCCCGTGCGTCATCCAGTCGTGGAACAGCGTCCAGTTCCACGTGCCGTCGCTGCCGTATATCCCCGTGAAGCCGTTCGACGTCGGATACCTGTTCCGCGACCGACCGTGGAACGCCGTCGGATGGGTTCCCGTCGGGTTCCACCCGTCGGTGATCGGGCTGACGTTCTTCATCCCGCTGGACGTGTCGTTCAGTTGTTGGGCGTTCTACGTATTGCGCAAGCTCCAAGACGTGTTCGCCTCGGCGGCGGGGCTTCGCGGATACGTCGCAGGCATCCGGTTCCCAGGTCACGCGGAGCAGGGAGCCGGCGCGTGGCTGGGGCTTTCGGCGATCGCTCTGTGGCTGAGCCGCAGCCATCTGCGCGCCGTGTGGCGCATGGCACTCGGCAGGAACCGCGCAGCGGACGACGACGAGCCGATGCCGTACCGCCTTGCGTCAGCGGGCTTCGCGGCGGGCATGGTGCTTCTGTGCGGCTTCGCGGTTGCGGCGGGCATCCGGTTGTGGGTAGCTGTCGCGTTCTTCGGGCTCTACGTCGTCTACATGCTCGCCTTGACACGCATCCGCAGCGAGGGCGGGGTCATCTGGCACTTCGGACCCTGGCGGAACCCGGCGGAGCTCCTCGTCGACGCGGTCGGTTCGCGACGGATCGGTCCCGCGAGCCTGGTTCCGCTGACCGTTCTCCAATGGTTCAATCTGGACTATCGCTGCGCGCCGATGCCTCACCAGTTGGAGGGAATGCACATCGGCAGACGAGCGCGTCTGCCGCTCCGACAGTTCACCGGGGTCATGCTCCTGGCGATGGGTCTCGGCATCGTGTTCAGCTTGTGGACGGTGCTCCATATGTACTACGCGAAGGGAGCCGGCACGCCCAACGTGAACCCCTGGCGGATGCAGATGGGGCTGATTCCGTACCGATGGCTGCGCGGATGGCTCGACAACCCCTCGGGCGCGGATGCCGCGAGTATGGGAACCGTCGGGCTCGGGTTCGCCGCCGTGACGTTCCTGAGCTTCATGCACCTCCGATTCGTGTCGTGGGCCCTGCATCCCATCGGGTACGCGGTGGGTACCACGTTCATCATCGACCTGATCTGGATGCCGATGTTCGTCTCGTGGGCGCTGAAGGTGATCGTGTTGCGCGTCGGCGGCATCCGGGCATATCGAAAGGCGCTGCCCTTCTTCATCGGTCTGCTGCTTGGCGATTACGTGATCGCCTGCCTGTGGAGCATCGCTGGCGTGATCCTGGACATACCGATGTATCGCGTGTTCCCCAACTGAGGTTGCGAGACATGCACGGTTCCGAGCGCGGGTTCGTCACACGGTTGATCGTCCGGTCGTACGAAGCGGACGGCTTCGGACACGTGAACAACGCGATCTACGTGCAATATTTGGAGGCGGCACGGGGAGACCTGGTTCGCGCCATGGGACACGGCTACGCCATGTTCCACGAGTGGGGCGCATGCCCTGTCGTCCGGCGTCTGCAAGTGGAGTACGTCACCCCAGCGCGCGTCGACGACGAGCTCGAAATCGAGATCGGCGTTGTCGAGCTCCGGCGGACGCAGTTCGAGCTCTGCTACGAGCTGCGCAATCGTCAGACGGGACAGGTCGTCGCCACGGCGCGCACGCTGCACGCGTTCGTCAACCCGGCTAGTGCGGTCGTGCGGGTGCCCGAGCCCTTCGCGAGGACGTTGGCGCACTACCGCGTCGGCGAGTCCACGCGCTCGACCTAGGACGACGCTTGGGAACCGGCGATCTGCTCCTCGAAGTGGGTGAAGAGCCTGCCCACCTCGTCGATCATCCGCGCGTAGTCGGCACGTCCCCACGGAGCCGCTTCGATGGTGACGGCGTCATCGAAGTCCATCGTGCGGAAGATGCGGAGGAAGTGCTCCCAGTTCGTCGTGCCGTATGGCGGCTGATAGTGGTTGTCGCGTACGCCGTCGTTGTCGTGGATGTGGAAGGTGATGATCCGGTCTTTGACCGCCTCGAAGACGCCGCGCAATGCGCCGTTGACGTGCGCGTGACCGGAGTCGAAGCAGATGCCGATGGAATCGGATCCGACGGCGTCCAGCGTGGCGATGAGCTCTTCGCCGGTCGTCCCAGGGTGTTTCGGCAGCATGTTCTCCAGGGCGAGTCGGACGCCCGTGCTCTCGGCGGCAGGCGCGAGCTGAGCGAGGCTCTCGATGAGCCATTCGCGCATCTCTGGAACCCGCCCCGGGGCTTCGTCGGTGCCCGGGTGGACGACGATGCAGTACGTCCCCAGCGCAGCGGACTTCTCGATGAAGCGCCAGTGCACCTCTACCGCCTTGGTCCGCGCCGCTGGATCTGGGGATGACAGGTTGCAGTCGTTGCCGAACGGCGCATGGGTCGACCGAATGCGCACTCCCTCTCCGGCGAAAGTGTCAGCA harbors:
- a CDS encoding TIM barrel protein gives rise to the protein MKLGMGIYAGMATDRNLQFARQIGVGHIVQHLPGEETFPSAREGYWSYDDLARLRVHIESHGLALAAIENFAPHHWDQVLLDLPGKAAQMENLKKTIRNMGKAGIPVMGYYFSLAGVWGRVSGEFARGGATSVGFLEDQAPEQKPIPHGEVWGTRVRSDVPPGDIGTVTHEQMWSRLEYFLTNLVPVAEAAGVRLAAHPDDPPLPVLRGTARLITHPDYYRRLLDIAPSSSNAIEFCQGTVSEMQGADVYDAIRRYASEGKIAYVHFRNVRGKVPNYREVFIDEGDVDMVKALRAYAESGYDGVLIPDHTPATACDAPWHAGIAYAIGYMRAAMTVLGIPIES
- a CDS encoding tetratricopeptide repeat protein: MASRRFAFAVLCVLLARASLATAAYVPDEAMVRGMNRAVGLMEQFRFTDAATAFDALAARAPTWAVAHLNAGIAHLNALSDPSKPGGALDKAEAAFRKAAELDPMMPNAPYCLGMLSRYRGDSTAALKYFQEALRLSPEDPDALYFIGTMLLSSGQMEASVDYFRRAIERNPYLLSAHYSLAQALIRLQERQEALSVLATFQRLDAAKVGVKRAVAYTEMGSLADVVRLFPPAKDAPRASKLAVRFTTTDAGLTLSHAGKGVPLAFAANDAASLGGSLGIGDVDGDEDLDIVAPAVRMTDGTVRDVLYVNANGRFRSQPLPNSRASSARDSVAALFGDYDGDGNADLYLLRSGPNALLRGDGKGSFADVTDAAGASGGDARSLAGAWSDADHDGDLDLLILNADGLALLRNNGNGSFADVTASSGLGDLPGNPWGLSLADFDNDADVDALIVPRSGSAQLRLNQRLNQWATGPSPSPFVSSAVSVLTADFDKDGDADVLALLGDSTPARLYRNRGDGSFEAYEWSDRVTGSTGALIDYDNDGAVDVFIANGKVGGEKSGHCVLLANDGAGRLTDVSNTVGLAGVVIANARGAAGVDIDSDGDSDLVIARNGDTPVVLRNDGANRHKWLSIRLAGKMANRLGYGSTVEVKCGSLWQKSELQMVGGVGASSSPRLEFGLADASTADFVRIVWSNAVLQSELEVAANQRLTIPEVQRKASSCPILFAWNGERFEFVTDFMGGGGIGFFVAPSAYGPPDPSERVRIEGSQLRERDGELQLRVMEPMEEVAYVDELRLTAVDHPVGTEVYPDERFSTDGQMPSGKPYVYERRIHPIRAIDQDGADWTETVTDRDRRYPTLDRHPRFLGYLARVHSLELDFGNRFSTLDASKPCVLNLYGWIEYPYSHVVYAAQQAGIEGSGMSVDVRTGGGDWRTVLTSAGYPAGMPKTMTLDISPYVTPDTQAIRLRTNMEIYIDEAFIAQDVGTDAVRQTQIRASRATLEHAGYPREASPDGRMPRLYDYSTMDRTYAFRNTRGVHTRYGDVTPVVADADDQYVILGRGEELAVAFSAADLPPIPEGYERTYLFDTFGYCKDMDLYTAFPDTVEPLPFRAMSGYPYASTESYPDTTAIRQYRATYQTREK
- a CDS encoding sugar phosphate isomerase/epimerase; the encoded protein is MRSVEFAVCAGGLGQPKQSACDLSRQGVRAIETGPPDFILSTDAARLREIADTFAGEGVRIRSTHAPFGNDCNLSSPDPAARTKAVEVHWRFIEKSAALGTYCIVVHPGTDEAPGRVPEMREWLIESLAQLAPAAESTGVRLALENMLPKHPGTTGEELIATLDAVGSDSIGICFDSGHAHVNGALRGVFEAVKDRIITFHIHDNDGVRDNHYQPPYGTTNWEHFLRIFRTMDFDDAVTIEAAPWGRADYARMIDEVGRLFTHFEEQIAGSQASS
- a CDS encoding acyl-CoA thioesterase, giving the protein MALARVRHPVRHPVVEQRPVPRAVAAVYPREAVRRRIPVPRPTVERRRMGSRRVPPVGDRADVLHPAGRVVQLLGVLRIAQAPRRVRLGGGASRIRRRHPVPRSRGAGSRRVAGAFGDRSVAEPQPSARRVAHGTRQEPRSGRRRADAVPPCVSGLRGGHGASVRLRGCGGHPVVGSCRVLRALRRLHARLDTHPQRGRGHLALRTLAEPGGAPRRRGRFATDRSREPGSADRSPMVQSGLSLRADASPVGGNAHRQTSASAAPTVHRGHAPGDGSRHRVQLVDGAPYVLREGSRHAQREPLADADGADSVPMAARMARQPLGRGCREYGNRRARVRRRDVPELHAPPIRVVGPASHRVRGGYHVHHRPDLDADVRLVGAEGDRVARRRHPGISKGAALLHRSAAWRLRDRLPVEHRWRDPGHTDVSRVPQLRLRDMHGSERGFVTRLIVRSYEADGFGHVNNAIYVQYLEAARGDLVRAMGHGYAMFHEWGACPVVRRLQVEYVTPARVDDELEIEIGVVELRRTQFELCYELRNRQTGQVVATARTLHAFVNPASAVVRVPEPFARTLAHYRVGESTRST